The Castanea sativa cultivar Marrone di Chiusa Pesio chromosome 4, ASM4071231v1 sequence tttcctttgtcttttttcttatgGATGTTGCGCACCTCATTGCTCTTCTTGACATTGATctgttttttgtctttgttcttggaacttcaaaatgaagaaaaaatttgtttgtataTTAAGACTATCAATTagttattttcctattttaaaaaataccgGAACAAACCTTTCCAATTTTTGTGACTCTAAAACTCGTTTCACTTCTTTCCAAAGCTCTTTCTTGTCAGCTCGAATAGTGAATCCCCAACCAGGTGAATAAATTTCCAATTTGCGAACCTAACCCATACGCAGcatgacatttttaatattaattttgataaaacaatTGAAAGGGATGCTGATTAAagatttcattaaaaagaaatatatctTGTTATCAATGGTCTCCATGTTTAATAATGATTGATCATCTTTCCAATTTTCCCAATGAGTAGTAGGAACAGCATGCACTCCATTACTTAGCATAGTGGACTCAATCCTCACATTTAAGTTGGGCATCCTTCCTGTTACCAATTAATTGTATACataaaaaagatcaagaaataaaatattaaaacgtAGACCACATAAccattaaaatttgtaaattattaaaataaatttatatgtaagaCAGTTCTTTCCAATTGTTAATTAATATCTATGAGGAAGGGAACAAAACATCCTTATACACAATATTTCTTGTGTGAACACCTTCCTTCTCAGGTATTGTTCCTTTTTGCACCAATAGTTTTGTGGTGGATTGAGAGACTCCCCTTGACAACGTCACATATAATTGGCCATGACTAAAAACATGATCAGGAAGATAAATTCCAATAGTTGGAATTGTCTGACCTTGCGCTTTGTTTATTGTAAGTGCAAAGCTTAAACGTACAGGAAATTGTCGTCTGATCATTACAAATGGCAAGTGTACATTTTCTGTTGTCTTCAAAGGGATTCTTGGCAAGAAAACACGTGTACCCGCATATTGTCCAATCAAAATTTCAGCGTCAATTATGTTGTTAAAACATCCACGGCATATCAATCTTGTACCATTACATAATCCGGCTTTTGGATCTATATTGCACAGCAACATAATTGGAGCACCCTTTTTTAGCCTTAATATATGTGGTGGTAAACCCCCTGGAGATATAGAATTTAGGAATTCTTGTTGATATAGATGCTGCGTATCTCCTTCAACCTCATCAAAAGGATGTAACATAAACTCATCTCCTAGGAACTGAGAAATTATCTTTGCATTAAGCTGTTCAACATCATCATTGATAGGTGTTAGCAAAGCCCTATCAACCATATACCTTGCATCATTGGCATGTTCTTGCAAATTTGGAAAAACTTGATTAATCAAGTTGTATATAGAATGTTGACCCTCCCATTGCATTGCCATTGAAGGGGGTAGTTTAATCAAATCATCCATTATAAATGGTTCATTCCCATCACCAATGCGTTGTATATACTCAGCAAACTCTTCATCGTTGATAGATCTCATATTCTGCTTCAAATGTAACACTTTGACATCTTTCCATAATAGGGACTTGACTATGCATGCATCAATCATTTTTGTCCTTGTACCCTTTGGAACAACCGGAAGTACTTGACGAAAATCTCCACCCAAAATTAGCACCTTCCCACCAAAAGGTAAATTTACTTCCATAATATCTTTAAATGTTTTATCTAAAGATTCGAGTGCACGTCGATTTACCATTGGGGCTTCATCCAAAATAATTATGGTGGCACGTCTAATAAGTTCAGCTAAGtctgattgtttacttattgaGCAAGTAGATGAAGCATCAGGAGTTAAAGGAATCTTAAACCTGGAATGCACTGTTCTTCCACCAGGAAGTAATGTTGCTACTATGCCAGATGTAGCTGTGGCAATTGCAATGTGACCTGCTTTTCTCAAGGTTGCCAATATTGTGCGATACAAAAATGTTTTCCCCGTTCCCCCTAGCCCATCAATGAAGAATATCATGCTTTCCTTACAATCAATAACTGTCATGATTTTCTCAAATGCAACTCTCTGGTTGTTATTCAACTTTTCAATTAAAGTGAGTTCTTCATCTACATTAGGAACAGTTAGCTCATCTTGAATGAGTCTGGGTACAGCTGAATCATTGTCACATTCTCCAGTTGATATCGGCAAATCATACTCTGTAATGTGCTTTCCATGTTGCAAGAGTAACGCTCCTAAATCCTTGAGAAGTTTATTTGTACGACGTGTCTCTGTTGTAACAGATGTTGATGGATAATCTTCTACCATATATGGGTAAAACTCATTCCACAATTCTCTTACTCCAGTTGGTAGAAAAAATACCAATATTGTTGCAAACAATCTTCTTAAAGCTGACGGCATTCGAATGTCTCTTATCTCAAGCAGATACTGTCGTATGTTGTTATCATTCTCTAGTAAACCCCTTTGTTCAGCTGCTTGCTTAAAAGTTTAATAGGTTATCCCATTAACAGTCAATAAATCATCAAATCCTGTTGGCCCTTTGACATGATTAAGAAGAACACGCAAATTGAACTTCTCTCCATCAAATGGTGAAACAGTATATATCCTGCCCACTACTTTTTTATGAGATATTCTTCGtgtccatatattttttttataatcccAATAATATTGCTCAGGAAACTCTCTATATACATAATTTCGTGCATCATGATcaatcatattcatataaaaaaattcagtaaGCATTGTCTTTTTACTTCGCTCCAAAACATTAGCAATATGTTCATGTGATCTAAAGCGTACCTGTTGTCTATCTGGAAGATGAATTTGCAAACGAAAAACGACAGGGTACATTCGATacataggaaaagaaaagatcTTCCAACATGCCTCTGGAGCACATACCCATCTTGCATCAATGTACTGTTGGACCTCATCATAATTTGGGTCTGGCCTAACTTCCATAGAGACACGATCTGGGcctttatacacatatttataTAAGTACTTTACACTTTTGATACTGCAACATATTTCAACATTAATATGACAATTATATTTCAGCAATAACCAAGGATTAGATGGAACAACCCAAGTGTTGTCTACCATAATCCTGCAATGATCATTCAGTGACATGAGATTATTAGTATCATATCGTTTGTAAACAAGATATAAGTCATTGCCTTGGTATGTTTCTGGTGAGAAAGGCTTTGGGTATCCTTTTTTACATCGCCCATTTTTCATGCACGGTGAGCTTGGATTTTGTACTCCGCAAGGGCCATGTATCATATGCTTCAGTACAACTTTATGTAACTGAGGTTGTtcctgttaggattagtgcccttaaatcctattgtatgatgttatgtatgacattatgtatgacatgatgtatgacttaatattgtgattgataaagttattttattattatctaaaataatggtaacatgaatatgagacattatcatatagtccatgagatgtattgtatgtgatttatgtgaaaaatcacagaagatgtaaatcacaagttttttgtaaactcagaatttatagttcgtagtcggtgatgaaattgggtatttcatctgcgaagactataacgtatcaactaagatgatttgtcttgatcatggaagtggagacttctagttgatatgttgatatgttttaagagttaagacatattgaataggaccgctgtgagatttattattctcctaacgactatcaaatgaataataaatctcacgacttcaatttgcatgaactcttaatcctgagagaataatgaacctgatcatgagatgtgggttgctttgatatatcaggagtgatatctaaagtgacggtcaaaacctcagtatgttgggcagccacatttagtgttgatggaacatatattctcaagatggaattcatagtctcttgatgaagatataaaatattctcttgagataagtttaataggttcagttattcagagagttaggcctaaccactttagtaagaaattgctaaagtatatatttatgaaattggatttcataaatatataatgaataactttaaagaattaaaccgtgtactcaatgataagatgtagtaatttacaaagtggcagtctacatttatgactttgtgttactacgaatattttatgaaggggttgcatgtataataaagtcttgggatataatttattaataaggcctagagtgcaattatatttatatagtggtattaaatataattaatggtaactttggacttgtcaagagttgacggaaaagcccaaggcccattgaagctagtgtcttattggtcccttttggtcccactccaagccacacactaaaacccaattggaaaggcccaataggccaacccaattagataatcagttagttataaagggaaaaacatatagaatttttattagtgtaaaaaaagtgaaataaaaaacggtgtgtgagagagtgtgagacacactttcattctccctttgaaaaactgattgagagaccacacatcttgggcgtaaagtgaaattggagtgaagattaaaagtgttcccaagtgcttctaatctttgttttgaatttctccacaccaaggtacgccatcttgttcttaacttctgaaatttacatagtgcacgttatcaatcatgaatgaaatagatccttgtttgttgcttccgctatgtgttttgtatgagacacaaaaccagaattttttcttcaattggtatcagagccaggttttcatatcatgattgtatagcgtgtgattgaattttagatttTGAGAAAACcgttgtctttgtgtttttcaaatttctgcataaagatattgttccataaatcttgtgtgcattgataaatatatgtgatatattgttgTGCATGTGCACGGATTGGTCATTGATTCTATAACCATTAATGGAAGAATATGATTGAATGTTAATGTTTTATAGCCATGGCAAACTGTACGCCAACATTCAAAATGATAACCACATTTTCCACACCAAATTTCCATACGGAAGGGGCGGTTATTGAAATGGATGGTAGTTATTCAAATAATAACTATCATTTCATTCACGGCCTGGGATTTTTTCTTTGCACCTCTTGCATGTCATTGCATGGCTTGTATATGGCTAACATGGCTTGCATATTAGATTTTCAATTCTAATGGTTTATACGGATTGCATAATATGCATGTGAAGGAGTTGGTGCACTTTTGACTTTGTCTTGATTGCATGTTTTGTCCTTTATTGCATGATATAACTCTCATGTGACTTAGTTTATATACATTGCATGATACAGATTGGTTCTTGGATTTTGTATTGCATTGGTTGCAATTTAATACATGTTTTGGCTTATTGACATAATTGTCATGTACCTTAATTTATACGATTTTGGTGGCCAACTTACATGCAAATGGTATATAAATAATTCATGCAATccatatgttatatatatatatatatatatataatgtaataattatatattatatatattaatttgtatattatattatatataatataatataaatttttatatataataagggtttttattacgttatatatatttatatatgttaatgctagtttaatgaaatttattcctaatgagattaggattatattttttcacgtgtttagcattattatggttcttgaccttaaaaacctttaatttaaaatatctagtgggagagagatacaagggttggatctcacggcctccattgttggttcatagtagtgtgaaatatatattttgtcttagcttcgagctttgcattccatacGGAgaatatttatttcatggtcctacatgattgaatttcctggtttatagtggtttgataaataccttgtcttagcttcgagttttgcattccatgcggagggtgttttatcatggtactacaaaataagcctgttaaagggatgaaatatggttacacatgattctagacaatagtatacactagactaagtattatagtatcctctaggctgagttcttactattattaattagaggctaaatgtaaaacgacatattattagtgtttgataagagttatcatgatagcactaataatgagaatagttctcaatcaatcatagtattttatgttcactctatactgaaggatattgaatatgagattgggttgtcgttgcatatattattttatggttttgttaaggttccatattatatgcttatatgctaaattgataatgtccagtttacttattatattcatgtttattattttcagattttatcatggcatcatttagcccaattgtttctattcttaaccaaaacaaactaactggatccaactatgttgactggaaaagaaatttggatattgttcttactgctgaagagcacaaatatgtgcttactcaaccatgtcctaactttccttcattagatgctcctcttgaggaaaaacagcgatatgatcgttggcagaaatctaatgagatggccaagtgctacatcctagcatctatctcaaatgttctacagcatcaaatgcaggatgtggAACTTgtttcggacataatgcatagtctgaaggagatgtttggtgagcaaggccgttctgcaaggcaagaaaccatgaggcaaatttataataccaaaatggctgcaggaagttcagtgagagagcattgtcttaggatgattgctaatctgaacacattagaaattttaggtgccgacattgatggagaatccctagtggatatgatactccagtcactaccagaatcattcaaggaattcagactcaataataatatgaacaaaaagatttattctttgtctgaattaatgaatgagttagtggcggcggaaggcatccttggtacttctagtgttaaagccaatgttggtgaagcttctacttctcaacctaagtcgaaaggcaagggtaagaagaagaagaaggacttcactaagaaagatggtaaacaaattgccttaggggttgccaacaaaggaaagaaaactaaaggaaagtgtttccattgtggtgagaaaggacattggaagaggaattgtccaacattcaaggctgccaagaataagggtataaaaagttcatttcttcttcaaatatgtttggtacagaatccaacagattcctggtgtgtggattcaggttgtactaatcatatctgcaattctttgcaggggttctaggagaccaaaaagttgaatgagggagaactattacttactttggctgatgggagcatgATTCCGGTTGAAACTGTtagagtgtttaatttgtgttttaagtctagagttttaatattggaagactgtttgtatgtacctaatgtttgtaggaatttaatttctgcaacttacttaggtaaacatggatattgtgttatcctgaaagacaatgttgtaataaagaaggataaagtgtttatctgttctggcaatattgtggatggtctttatatattaactcctgataagcatgaattatacaattctgaattagatagtagctctcatgtaaaatcattaaagagaaagtttccttctactagtgatgcatatctatggcacttgcgtttaggtcatattaattcaagtaggattcaaagactaatcaaagatggacttttacagccaatggactttgatggtttttcaGTTTGcgaattttgtttggaaggtaagatgaccaaatgaccttttaatgcaaagggtagaagagcccaagatttgctagaactagtacattcagatgtatgtggtcctatgtcaatccaagcaagaggtggctatgagtatttcattactttcactgatgactaatctagatttggttatgtatacctaatgaaacggaagtccgaagcctttgaaaagttcaaagagtttagggctgaagttgagaatcaattgggtaaacacataaaggccattcg is a genomic window containing:
- the LOC142633082 gene encoding uncharacterized protein LOC142633082; this translates as MVDTDDIECRREQWRYYACLRIQREDNESRNIRLARRRANYARQGQQTLGGDHILVGGPTNLNEEDVAHSNSTSTNPSLIPPNHKARQSRRLTHIRNLARNMPVEHRAMQEVSGLPPTYPTIMANDFEAGPSHINSDVNNVTERIEGVENIVEQNQGEAYREQAVERTEVVENINDQNHGDDYREQEAHEDIVRLIQRILDMHNPFVEKFRQLSQSPNLHQCKLLIKEQPLNQPQYCLPNASQVAAIIVGGEEAGHLSGREILVQTFGGNLINVQDTTGFYDPLQYPILFPFGTYGWDINTRDANRNKVSCRDYYAYIFQIRDDALSMIWLGGRLSQQSVVDNYVKIETHKLRWFEHNQDSIRADLYQGLQDAFNEGESDTGNVGHRTILPSSFVGSPRDMIQRFQDAMSLVQKFGKLDLFITMTCNPGWEEIQNELLPAQTAQDCLDLLARVFKSKFEELKDDIVVKGVLGRVIVYVQVFEFQKRGLPHAHMLIILDEDDKLHNPDDYDRVFKAEIPCKEELKEKFCIKSVKYLYKYVYKGPDRVSMEVRPDPNYDEVQQYIDARWVCAPEACWKIFSFPMYRMYPVVFRLQIHLPDRQQQAAEQRGLLENDNNIRQYLLEIRDIRMPSALRRLFATILVFFLPTGVRELWNEFYPYMVEDYPSTSVTTETRRTNKLLKDLGALLLQHGKHITEYDLPISTGECDNDSAVPRLIQDELTVPNVDEELTLIEKLNNNQRVAFEKIMTVIDCKESMIFFIDGLGGTGKTFLYRTILATLRKAGHIAIATATSGIVATLLPGGRTVHSRFKIPLTPDASSTCSISKQSDLAELIRRATIIILDEAPMVNRRALESLDKTFKDIMEVNLPFGGKVLILGGDFRQVLPVVPKGTRTKMIDACIVKSLLWKDVKVLHLKQNMRSINDEEFAEYIQRIGDGNEPFIMDDLIKLPPSMAMQWEGQHSIYNLINQVFPNLQEHANDARYMVDRALLTPINDDVEQLNAKIISQFLGDEFMLHPFDEVEGDTQHLYQQEFLNSISPGGLPPHILRLKKGAPIMLLCNIDPKAGLCNGTRLICRGCFNNIIDAEILIGQYAGTRVFLPRIPLKTTENVHLPFVMIRRQFPVRLSFALTINKAQGQTIPTIGIYLPDHVFSHGQLYVTLSRGVSQSTTKLLVQKGTIPEKEGRMPNLNVRIESTMLSNGVHAVRKLEIYSPGWGFTIRADKKELWKEVKRVLESQKLESSKNKDKKQINVKKSNEVRNIHKKKDKGKIKDDVISNTHANRDKRRMKIKDNVVSNIQEKKKIRRKKTKDVAIFKTQNSKEKLKMRVKDDAIIKQFLKSQAEVDYFTYMELCNIITRFMTNAAGKQLECGTNSIAPPTSPP